A stretch of Anaerobiospirillum thomasii DNA encodes these proteins:
- the nhaA gene encoding Na+/H+ antiporter NhaA: MKHKIRNTIHDITHHDATAGIIMIFLTIIALLYQNSTYGVDYRQWLDTHAGFIFGSFELVKPILLWINDGFITIFFFAIGLELKHEFMEGHLSKLSNVTLPALAALGGIVFPALTFCAFNVGDDYALRGWAIPAATDAAFSVAILLMLGSRVPPSLKIFLLSLAIFDDIGAIIVIALFYTSELSVLALSSACIAIFVLALLNFMSVQRKSLYYIVGAILWFSILKSGVHATLAGIITAFFIPLKRNDGTPLVNEIYDHSKMWISVFILPLFAFANAGVDLSGVSVESLFSGVSLGIFLGLFVGKQLGVFIVCYICIKLKLASMPKDATLSQLYGVAILTGIGFTMSMFVDGLAYGGSDIYAYTDSLAIILGSTLSGIIGYLFLRFYPHVRNKA; the protein is encoded by the coding sequence ATGAAGCATAAAATACGCAATACCATACACGATATAACCCATCATGATGCCACAGCCGGCATCATTATGATCTTTTTAACCATAATAGCTCTTTTATATCAAAACTCTACCTATGGAGTTGATTACAGACAGTGGCTTGATACACATGCAGGTTTTATCTTTGGCAGCTTTGAGCTCGTCAAACCCATACTGCTGTGGATTAACGACGGCTTTATCACTATCTTCTTTTTTGCAATAGGTCTTGAGCTTAAGCATGAGTTTATGGAGGGTCATCTCTCAAAGCTCTCTAATGTCACCCTGCCGGCTTTAGCTGCCCTTGGTGGTATTGTCTTTCCTGCTCTGACCTTCTGTGCCTTTAATGTAGGTGATGACTATGCTCTGCGTGGCTGGGCCATACCTGCTGCGACCGATGCTGCCTTTAGTGTGGCTATTCTTTTAATGCTTGGCAGCAGAGTACCTCCTTCACTTAAAATCTTTTTGCTCTCACTGGCAATTTTTGATGATATTGGCGCCATTATTGTCATCGCCCTGTTCTATACCTCAGAGCTCTCCGTACTGGCTTTAAGCTCTGCCTGTATAGCCATATTTGTGCTGGCTTTGCTTAACTTCATGTCAGTGCAGAGAAAATCTCTGTACTATATTGTAGGTGCCATCTTATGGTTTAGTATTTTAAAATCAGGTGTACATGCCACCCTTGCAGGTATTATCACTGCCTTCTTTATTCCATTAAAGCGCAATGACGGCACTCCTCTTGTCAATGAGATCTATGATCACTCCAAGATGTGGATTTCTGTCTTTATTCTGCCGCTTTTTGCCTTTGCCAATGCAGGTGTTGATCTATCAGGCGTCTCTGTAGAATCTTTATTCTCAGGTGTAAGTCTTGGCATTTTCTTAGGTTTATTTGTAGGTAAGCAGCTAGGTGTCTTTATTGTCTGCTATATCTGTATCAAATTGAAGCTTGCCTCCATGCCAAAGGATGCCACACTCTCACAGCTTTATGGTGTTGCCATTTTAACCGGCATCGGCTTTACCATGTCTATGTTCGTAGATGGTCTTGCCTATGGCGGCAGTGACATTTATGCCTATACAGACAGTCTTGCAATTATCTTAGGCTCAACCCTATCAGGTATCATTGGCTATCTGTTCCTACGCTTTTATCCTCACGTAAGAAATAAGGCCTAA
- a CDS encoding aminotransferase class III-fold pyridoxal phosphate-dependent enzyme gives MKVSKSTLDYINRDKSIFATVQHIADLPFVISKAQGFYLYDTEDKAYLDFTSGACTMNLGYDRAHVADSTSFPFPYALGCAQIEYGSRLIEKYTFYKDKKMMFCVTGSDANDGAIKIVRAYSQRKMVVTFSGNYHGTTYGAASLTSLEGRLDNHLGPMLPYITILPFCPYDASDEAVDECLARFTSLDLNDVAGVFLECIQGDTGMLPINTTFLERLNAICKEHKILIVSDEVQMACYRTGPFFSIENYPFVKPDLITMGKHIGGGIPLGAIIGRQEVMQSLKPCEHAFSMAGNFEACMRGLYNFNIIEDRDFKLQLAKRMALMDFFMDDLCHNFSDIVIKCCGVGLARAVFVRSLYASDTDNEACYKIICSCFGRGLYLMRIGSNWLRLEPFLNMPEDLMLKAFDIIKEAFYEYRSNKIDDGVKKYMS, from the coding sequence ATGAAAGTTTCTAAAAGTACCCTTGATTATATAAATAGAGATAAGAGCATTTTTGCCACTGTGCAGCATATAGCAGATCTGCCCTTTGTCATATCTAAGGCGCAGGGTTTTTATCTTTATGATACAGAGGATAAGGCTTATCTTGATTTTACCTCAGGAGCCTGCACGATGAATTTAGGTTATGACAGAGCTCATGTGGCAGATAGTACGTCATTTCCCTTTCCTTATGCGCTTGGCTGCGCGCAGATTGAATACGGCTCACGTCTTATTGAAAAATATACATTCTATAAAGATAAGAAAATGATGTTCTGTGTGACTGGCTCAGATGCCAACGACGGAGCTATAAAAATTGTCAGAGCCTATAGTCAAAGAAAGATGGTTGTAACCTTTTCTGGCAATTATCATGGCACAACCTATGGCGCTGCCAGTCTGACCTCACTTGAGGGTCGTCTTGATAATCACCTAGGTCCAATGCTGCCTTATATAACAATTCTGCCATTCTGCCCTTATGATGCATCAGATGAGGCTGTAGATGAGTGTCTTGCAAGGTTTACATCGCTTGATTTGAATGATGTGGCTGGCGTATTTTTAGAGTGCATACAGGGTGATACTGGTATGCTGCCAATAAATACCACCTTTCTTGAAAGATTAAATGCAATCTGCAAGGAGCATAAGATACTTATAGTCTCAGATGAGGTGCAGATGGCCTGTTACAGAACAGGGCCTTTTTTCTCTATAGAAAATTATCCATTTGTAAAACCTGATCTTATAACCATGGGCAAACACATAGGCGGCGGCATTCCTTTAGGTGCCATCATTGGCAGACAGGAGGTGATGCAGAGCTTAAAACCTTGTGAGCATGCCTTTTCCATGGCAGGCAATTTTGAGGCCTGCATGCGTGGTCTTTACAATTTCAATATTATTGAGGACAGGGACTTTAAGCTGCAGCTTGCAAAGCGCATGGCGCTTATGGACTTCTTTATGGACGATCTGTGCCACAACTTTAGCGATATTGTCATTAAATGCTGTGGTGTGGGGCTTGCCAGGGCAGTGTTTGTGCGATCACTTTATGCTAGTGATACTGACAATGAGGCCTGCTATAAAATTATTTGCTCCTGCTTTGGCAGGGGTCTGTATCTTATGCGCATTGGCAGCAACTGGCTGCGCCTTGAGCCATTTTTAAATATGCCAGAGGATCTTATGTTAAAGGCCTTTGATATTATCAAAGAGGCCTTTTACGAGTATAGATCAAATAAAATAGATGATGGCGTAAAAAAATATATGTCATAA
- a CDS encoding GGGtGRT protein encodes MALFESYERRIDKVNKALNENGIASLDEAMEICKAHGINPYEKVREIQPIAFENACWAYVAGAAIAIKKGCKVAADAAEAIGIGLQAFCIPGSVAEDRKVGLGHGNLGAMLLRDETKCFAFLAGHESFAAAEGAIGIVRNANKARKVPLRVILNGLGKDAAQIISRINGFTYVQTQFDYASGEVNTVKEIVYSKGERANVRCYGADDVREGVAIMHKEGVDVSITGNSTNPTRFQHPVAGTYKKECIEQGKKYFSVASGGGTGRTLHPDNMAAGPASYGMTDTMGRMHSDAQFAGSSSVPAHVEMMGFLGMGNNPMVGATVAIAVSVAEALNK; translated from the coding sequence ATGGCATTATTTGAAAGCTACGAGCGTCGTATCGACAAAGTTAACAAAGCTCTGAATGAGAATGGCATTGCTTCTTTAGACGAGGCAATGGAAATTTGTAAAGCTCACGGTATCAATCCTTATGAAAAGGTACGTGAGATTCAGCCAATCGCCTTTGAGAATGCTTGCTGGGCCTATGTTGCAGGTGCCGCAATTGCCATCAAGAAAGGCTGCAAGGTAGCAGCTGACGCTGCCGAGGCTATTGGTATCGGTCTGCAGGCCTTCTGTATCCCAGGCTCAGTTGCCGAGGATCGTAAGGTAGGTTTAGGCCACGGTAATTTAGGTGCCATGCTTCTGCGTGACGAGACCAAATGCTTTGCTTTCTTAGCAGGTCACGAGTCATTTGCCGCAGCTGAAGGCGCTATTGGTATCGTACGTAACGCCAACAAGGCACGTAAGGTTCCACTGCGTGTTATCTTAAATGGTCTTGGCAAGGATGCCGCTCAGATCATTTCACGTATCAACGGCTTTACCTATGTACAGACTCAGTTTGACTATGCTTCAGGCGAAGTTAACACTGTAAAAGAAATTGTCTACTCAAAGGGCGAGAGAGCCAATGTACGTTGCTATGGTGCAGATGATGTTCGTGAAGGCGTAGCCATCATGCACAAAGAGGGTGTTGATGTATCAATTACCGGTAACTCAACCAACCCAACCCGCTTCCAGCACCCAGTTGCCGGCACTTATAAGAAAGAGTGCATTGAGCAGGGCAAGAAGTACTTCTCTGTAGCCTCAGGTGGTGGTACCGGACGTACTCTGCACCCAGATAACATGGCTGCAGGTCCAGCTTCCTACGGTATGACTGACACTATGGGTCGTATGCACTCAGACGCTCAGTTTGCTGGCTCTTCATCAGTTCCAGCTCACGTAGAGATGATGGGCTTCTTAGGTATGGGCAACAACCCAATGGTTGGTGCAACCGTAGCTATCGCAGTATCAGTTGCAGAAGCTCTGAACAAGTAA
- a CDS encoding iron-sulfur cluster assembly scaffold protein, with the protein MIYSHEVEHMCPVTKGAYHGPAPIPEEGKWVQAKEIKDISGLTHGVGWCAPQQGACKLTLNVKDGIIEEALVETLGCTGMTHSAAMASEILPGKTLLEALNTDLVCDAINTAMRELFLQIVYGRTQTAFSEGGLPIGASLEDLGKNLRSQVGTMFGTKAKGARYLEMTEGYVTRLALNDNNEIIGYEFVNLGKLMDALKADPELKGSDAIAKARGQYGQFNDAAKYIDPRHE; encoded by the coding sequence ATGATCTATTCACATGAAGTAGAGCACATGTGCCCAGTTACCAAGGGTGCATACCATGGTCCTGCTCCAATCCCTGAAGAGGGCAAGTGGGTACAGGCTAAGGAAATCAAAGATATCAGTGGTCTGACCCACGGTGTGGGCTGGTGTGCTCCTCAGCAGGGTGCATGTAAGCTTACATTAAATGTAAAAGACGGCATTATCGAGGAAGCTTTAGTAGAGACTTTAGGCTGCACAGGTATGACCCACTCAGCCGCTATGGCTTCTGAGATTCTTCCTGGCAAGACTTTACTTGAGGCATTAAATACCGACTTAGTTTGTGATGCTATCAACACAGCTATGCGCGAGCTGTTCTTACAGATCGTCTACGGCCGTACACAGACTGCTTTCTCAGAGGGCGGCCTGCCAATCGGTGCTTCACTTGAAGATCTGGGCAAGAACCTGCGCAGCCAGGTTGGCACCATGTTCGGTACCAAGGCCAAGGGTGCACGTTACCTGGAAATGACTGAGGGTTATGTAACTCGTCTGGCTCTTAACGATAATAATGAGATTATCGGTTATGAGTTTGTAAACTTAGGCAAGCTGATGGATGCTCTCAAGGCCGATCCTGAGCTCAAGGGTTCAGATGCTATCGCTAAAGCACGCGGTCAGTATGGTCAGTTCAATGACGCTGCCAAGTACATTGATCCAAGACATGAGTAA
- a CDS encoding DUF533 domain-containing protein: MSVHASTNLQSYGNDGFSLLQHYADKVSSTVIGMTNKKAKSIAMFAIDIFKKWQKRRLNKFTLKDQGLEVFKSMYRECALLLVQTMVYAFRADGKIQNDEIRSMHEFYKQILGRDDVRGIIDAMLTKNLDPHELKIQLKYSEEALDVYMLSAYILDKENFMDANYLENLAASLRIEPSLQRTLDDNVRSIKAMAV, encoded by the coding sequence ATGTCAGTACACGCAAGTACCAATCTACAAAGCTACGGCAATGACGGCTTTTCCTTGCTGCAACATTATGCCGATAAAGTAAGCTCAACAGTTATAGGTATGACCAACAAGAAGGCCAAATCTATTGCTATGTTTGCAATAGATATTTTTAAAAAATGGCAAAAACGCCGTCTGAATAAATTCACACTAAAGGATCAGGGCCTTGAGGTCTTTAAAAGCATGTATCGTGAATGTGCTCTGCTTTTAGTGCAGACTATGGTCTACGCCTTCAGGGCCGACGGCAAGATTCAAAATGATGAAATAAGAAGTATGCATGAGTTTTACAAGCAGATTTTAGGCCGTGATGATGTGCGCGGCATTATAGATGCCATGCTTACTAAAAATCTTGATCCGCATGAGCTTAAGATTCAGCTTAAATACTCAGAGGAGGCACTTGATGTCTATATGCTCTCTGCCTATATATTAGATAAAGAGAACTTTATGGATGCCAACTATCTTGAGAATCTGGCAGCTTCATTGCGTATAGAGCCGTCATTGCAGCGCACACTTGATGATAATGTTAGATCCATCAAGGCTATGGCAGTTTAG
- the crp gene encoding cAMP-activated global transcriptional regulator CRP, translating into MSTINKPQADTTISWFISQCHIHKYSAKSNIIHEGEKAETLYYIVKGSVVVLIKDQDGREMILTYLNQGDFIGEVGLFDTAENPTRTAWVRAKVACEIAEVSYTKFKQLVQVNPEILMRLSAQISRRLAATSKKVGNLAFLDVQGRIAQTLMNLAHQPEAMTHPDGMQIKITRQEIGQIVGCSRETVGRILKMMEEDHLITAHGKTIVVFGAR; encoded by the coding sequence ATGAGCACAATAAACAAACCGCAAGCTGACACAACCATAAGCTGGTTTATCAGTCAATGCCATATACATAAGTACTCAGCCAAGAGCAATATCATTCATGAAGGAGAGAAGGCAGAGACTCTTTACTATATTGTAAAAGGTTCTGTAGTTGTTCTGATCAAAGATCAGGATGGCCGTGAAATGATTCTTACCTACCTCAATCAGGGCGATTTTATAGGTGAAGTCGGTCTGTTTGATACTGCTGAGAACCCTACCCGTACTGCCTGGGTACGTGCTAAAGTTGCATGTGAGATTGCCGAGGTTTCATATACTAAGTTCAAACAGCTAGTACAGGTAAACCCTGAAATTCTGATGCGTCTATCAGCTCAGATCTCAAGACGTCTTGCTGCAACATCCAAGAAAGTTGGAAATCTTGCGTTCCTTGACGTTCAGGGTCGCATTGCTCAAACCTTAATGAATCTTGCTCATCAGCCTGAAGCTATGACTCACCCTGATGGTATGCAGATCAAGATTACCCGCCAGGAAATAGGTCAGATTGTAGGCTGTTCACGTGAAACAGTCGGACGCATCCTTAAGATGATGGAAGAGGATCATCTGATTACAGCTCATGGTAAAACCATAGTTGTATTTGGCGCTAGATAA
- the fabA gene encoding bifunctional 3-hydroxydecanoyl-ACP dehydratase/trans-2-decenoyl-ACP isomerase, with translation MASLLEQGRHSFTKEDLLACSRGELFGKGNSQLPAPNMLMFDRITAIHADNGEHGLGQIVAELDIRPDLWFFDCHFPGDPVMPGCLGLDAMWQLVGFFLGWRGGPGKGRALGVNKVKFKGEVLDNCTLVKYVIDIKRVVERGQLIMGVADGKVFVDGKHIYTAEDLQVGLIPPAKD, from the coding sequence ATGGCATCTTTGCTAGAACAGGGCAGACATTCATTTACTAAAGAAGACTTATTAGCCTGCTCACGCGGTGAACTCTTTGGCAAAGGCAACAGTCAGTTGCCAGCTCCAAATATGCTGATGTTTGACAGAATCACTGCTATTCACGCAGACAATGGCGAGCACGGTTTAGGTCAGATTGTGGCCGAGCTTGATATCAGACCAGATCTATGGTTCTTTGACTGCCATTTCCCAGGAGATCCTGTAATGCCAGGCTGTCTAGGTCTTGATGCTATGTGGCAGCTCGTAGGTTTCTTCCTAGGCTGGAGAGGCGGTCCAGGTAAAGGCCGTGCTCTTGGTGTCAACAAGGTTAAATTCAAAGGTGAAGTTTTAGATAACTGCACCCTGGTTAAATACGTTATTGATATCAAGCGTGTTGTAGAAAGAGGTCAGCTGATTATGGGTGTTGCAGACGGTAAGGTCTTTGTTGACGGCAAGCACATCTATACAGCAGAAGATCTGCAGGTAGGCCTGATCCCTCCGGCTAAAGACTAA
- a CDS encoding flagellin, whose amino-acid sequence MALYVQTNVQSLGTMRTLNINNGTLDSSQAKLSSGKEINTAKDNPANLQISNRFTSQISCKSQAYHNTSDGIALAQTIEGALDETTSLLQRIRTIAVQSSTGTNTEQDRASMQQEVTQLCNEITKIACTTKFGGEQLLRGANNGLIDAQGFLTLQVGANEGDKIRIDLSTSYRLEDLHQVAGGNMNNGYNTTDNVFDVTTQENAQDVLANIDGFILAVDNARSELGASMNRLESTQRNQSVQVEQESDARARIRDTDFAKETCSYVSAQIATKAASQVLMQANATPNFVLSLLH is encoded by the coding sequence ATGGCACTTTATGTTCAGACTAATGTGCAGTCATTAGGCACAATGCGCACATTGAATATCAACAATGGCACTCTTGATTCTTCACAGGCTAAATTAAGCTCAGGCAAGGAAATCAATACTGCCAAGGACAATCCTGCCAATCTGCAGATTTCAAATCGCTTTACCTCTCAGATATCCTGTAAAAGTCAGGCTTATCACAATACCAGCGATGGCATTGCCTTAGCTCAGACTATAGAAGGAGCACTTGATGAGACTACCTCTTTGCTGCAGCGTATCAGAACTATTGCTGTACAGAGCTCTACAGGTACCAATACTGAGCAGGACAGAGCATCAATGCAGCAGGAAGTTACCCAGCTTTGCAATGAGATCACCAAGATTGCCTGTACCACCAAGTTTGGCGGCGAGCAGTTATTAAGAGGTGCAAATAACGGTCTTATCGATGCTCAGGGCTTTTTAACCTTGCAGGTTGGTGCCAATGAGGGTGACAAGATCAGAATTGATCTATCCACCTCTTACAGACTTGAGGATCTGCATCAGGTTGCAGGCGGCAATATGAACAATGGCTACAATACAACAGATAATGTGTTTGATGTAACCACACAGGAAAATGCCCAGGACGTTCTTGCCAATATCGATGGCTTTATTCTTGCTGTTGATAATGCCAGATCAGAGCTTGGCGCCAGTATGAACCGCCTTGAATCAACACAGCGCAATCAGAGCGTACAGGTTGAACAGGAGTCAGATGCCAGGGCACGTATCAGAGATACTGACTTTGCCAAAGAAACCTGCTCTTATGTCAGTGCCCAGATTGCCACCAAGGCTGCCTCTCAGGTATTGATGCAGGCCAATGCCACACCTAATTTTGTATTGTCACTGTTACACTAG
- the eno gene encoding phosphopyruvate hydratase — MSAIIDVLAREILDSRGNPTVECEVLLESGAFGRASVPSGASTGVREAIELRDGDKERYGGKGVLKAVANVNTEIREALIGIEATEQVEIDTIMLKLDGTKTKERLGANAILAVSMAVARAAANEIELPLYRYFGGSGKMQLPVPMMNIINGGAHANNNLDIQEFMIIPAGAPSFAEAVRYGAETFHALKSILNARGMSTAVGDEGGFAPSIDSHEEAMELIIEAIEKAGFVPGKDIYLGLDCASSEFYKDGEYALTKQGKNYNIDQWIDILESWVDKYPLISIEDGAAEGDWDGWKKLTDRLGSKCQLVGDDLFVTNPEILKEGIEKGVANSILIKVNQIGSLTETFEAIEMAKKAGYTAVVSHRSGETEDSTIADIAVGTNALQIKTGSMSRSDRLAKYNQLIRIEERLAGSNLYAGKDAFYCIKLK, encoded by the coding sequence ATGAGTGCTATTATTGATGTTCTGGCCCGTGAAATTTTAGATTCCCGTGGCAATCCAACTGTTGAGTGTGAAGTATTACTGGAGTCTGGTGCCTTTGGCCGTGCCTCTGTTCCTTCAGGTGCATCAACAGGTGTACGCGAGGCAATTGAACTGCGCGATGGTGACAAAGAGCGCTATGGCGGTAAGGGTGTGCTCAAGGCAGTTGCCAATGTTAATACAGAGATCCGTGAGGCTTTAATCGGTATTGAGGCAACAGAGCAGGTAGAGATCGATACTATTATGTTAAAGCTCGATGGTACCAAAACCAAAGAGCGCCTTGGTGCCAATGCTATTTTAGCCGTATCAATGGCTGTAGCCCGCGCTGCTGCCAATGAAATTGAGCTACCTTTATACCGTTATTTCGGTGGCTCTGGCAAAATGCAGCTACCAGTACCTATGATGAATATCATCAACGGTGGTGCCCACGCCAACAATAATCTTGATATTCAGGAATTTATGATTATTCCTGCCGGTGCTCCAAGCTTTGCTGAGGCTGTACGCTATGGTGCCGAGACCTTCCACGCCTTAAAATCAATTTTAAATGCAAGAGGCATGAGTACTGCTGTAGGTGATGAAGGTGGCTTTGCTCCTAGCATTGATTCTCATGAAGAGGCCATGGAGCTTATTATCGAGGCTATTGAAAAGGCAGGCTTCGTTCCTGGCAAGGATATCTATTTAGGTCTTGACTGTGCCTCATCAGAGTTCTACAAGGACGGTGAGTATGCACTGACCAAGCAGGGCAAGAACTACAATATTGATCAGTGGATAGACATTTTAGAGTCATGGGTTGATAAATATCCATTAATCTCTATTGAAGACGGTGCTGCAGAGGGTGACTGGGATGGCTGGAAGAAGCTGACCGACAGACTTGGCAGCAAGTGCCAGCTAGTAGGTGATGATCTCTTTGTAACCAATCCTGAGATCTTAAAAGAGGGTATTGAAAAGGGTGTTGCCAACTCAATTTTAATTAAGGTAAATCAGATTGGCTCATTAACCGAAACCTTTGAGGCAATAGAGATGGCCAAGAAGGCAGGTTACACAGCTGTAGTCTCCCACCGCTCAGGCGAGACTGAAGACTCAACCATTGCTGATATTGCTGTAGGTACTAATGCTCTGCAGATTAAGACAGGCTCTATGTCAAGATCAGACAGACTTGCAAAATACAATCAGCTTATCAGAATTGAAGAGCGCCTGGCCGGTAGCAATCTGTATGCAGGTAAGGACGCCTTCTACTGCATCAAGCTTAAGTAA